The Bos indicus x Bos taurus breed Angus x Brahman F1 hybrid chromosome 3, Bos_hybrid_MaternalHap_v2.0, whole genome shotgun sequence genome segment CAGGCCAACTGATGTATACTGTAAGGGGGTATCACTTGATCTTTTGTAGTTGTATTAAATTTGAAATGAGACCTTGTTGATTCTTCATTGGTTGTGGGGCAGGGGAAGCTTTTAAGAGGAATTTAGTCTGCTTTTTGGGGAGAAAATGAGGTGCGAGAGCTGCCTCAGAATCGTGAAATGATATTGAGGGAAAATGTACATAGACAACAGGGAAAAGAGCAAGACCTGCTACAGTATCAGCCAAGGTGCTTCAGTTTATGCTGTAGGCTGGGTTGCAATGAGGTGCCTGACACTTACAGTACTAGGAGGGCTACATGAAAACCTGGATGAATGCCTGGGACTGGATCTATGAAAGATTACAGTTATGGGCTTTAGGTACCTTTGGAACTGAAAGAGGGAGACAAACCCAGGGCTGGCTTTCTGTGTCAAAAGAACAGTGGTGAGCACCTCTTGGCTTCCCTGGGTTTCCAGCCTTGATTTAAGGATAGTTCTTGTCCtcatgaaagtcgctcagtcttgtccgactctttgcaactgcatggactatatacagtccatggagttctccagaccaGCAAACTGTGAGTGGGTAGCATTTTCcctttctccagtgaatcttcccaacccaggaatcaaaccagggtctcctgcattgcaggtggattctttcccaaatgagctatcagggaagccctatctttcctgatgctgggaaagactgaaggcagaaggggatgacaggatgagatggttggaggacaTCACGAACTCGGACATGagtaaggtctgggagttggtgatggacagggaagcctggcgtgctgcagtccatggggttgcaaagactttgGACGCGACTCATTTGAACTTGTTCTCATTCGTATCTGTGTCGTGAGGGAGGGTTGTCAGTGGGGTGAAGGTGGATTCCTCCTGGGCCCAAGGCTAGGGCACATTTGCAACAGAAGATCCTTTAGTATGTGCTCTTCCggacaccacccccccccccccccccgactaGCCCAGCCTACCTGTGGGCAGTAGTACAGGATTCCCAGGGCCGTCAACAACAGCTTACTGTATGCTAAGCAATTTCACATTTATTCAGTCACCATGATAACCCTCTGAAGCAGGTACTATTATTTAGGGGATAGTTCCTCCTTACGCCCTGTAACAGGTAGCATTTCGAAGCACTGCAGAGAAATGGTAACAGGTAGCGATTCCATGTTTCAAGGCAGGTGGGAGGTCTGGATCTACTTTGGTCTTAACCAAACTTTCCTGAGCCTTGTTATTTTAAGATCTCTACTAGaataatttatcaaaaataatcattttataccCAAAATAAGTTTCTTCCCTGGCGAAATATTAATAGTAGTGTAAAAGTCTTTTAACAGGTAGGTGCCACTGCCCTAAATGAGGATCCCACAGGCAGGGAAGGTATCAGGGTCCAGGGGATATAGGTGGGGAAACTGTGGGACTGAGCCAGCCTCTCCTGGGATTCTGAGGCTTCTTGGATAAGAGTGTAGTGATGTGAAGCTCTTGGGATGGAGAGCTAGGCTCCTCTGAGGGCTGAAGCAAGCCCAGTAAGGCCAAGCGTTGGGCAGGAGGAGTGGAAAAGTACGCCTTCTGCTCTTCTGAGTAGCGCTCCTGAGGTGTCACAGCATCCCGGTAAGTCCAGTCACGCCAATGGAAATTGAAGCGTTCAAGCAGGCTGATGCGGTCAGCTCTTGTGGGTACACAGTCAACGGGCTTTGTGGGTGGCAGATTCGGCACCTCTGTTCCTCGCAGTAGCACCACCCCTCGGATGGCAAACCAGCCCCCAAACCTGGGATGTATGCACACACCTGCTATGTGCTGGGGAGAGGGTAAAAAGAAAGCAAGGTCATGGTGGTCATATGGGCACCAATAACTACCATCAATGCAAGCTAGTTCACTTCTTATTCAACAGTGATTCTACCTGTGAgcctgtcagggaattccctggtggtccaatggttaggactccacgctgtCACTGCCAAGGTCCCAGGTTCTATctttggtcaaggaactaagatcccaaaagctgtgctgcatacacacacatgtgaacTTCTGTCAGTCTTGGCTGGGCTCCCCTACTCCGTCAACTCTTCATGAAGTCACTGACCCCAAGGAGAGTTTCCTTAagctgagcctcagcttcccagTTGCACAGTGGATTTAATCGCAGCTCTACCTGCTCCATTCTGTCACAAAGAATAACAGACTAGTTCTCTAACcggatccctggtggctcagatggtaaactgcctgccagtgaaggagacatgggtttaatccctgggtatgattgggaagatcccctggggaaaggaacagtaacccactccagtattcttgcccagagaattctgtgtacaggagcctggtgggctactgtccatgggatcgcaaagcagagttggacacaactaagtctgagtgaactccaggagttggtgatggacagggaggcctggcgtgctgcgattcatggggtcgcagagagtcagacacgactaagcaactgaactgaactgaagcgactaacacttcgCTTTTTCTGACTTGATGTGTCTGCAAGTAGACGAAATCATGGAACTGCATCATTGACCATGGTGCACTCTTGTCCTGGATTGTGCCCAGCAACTCCTTTACCCAAGGAAGGTGGAAGAATGggacttgaaatttttttttttttgctgtgccatgTGGTTAACAGGATTTCAGTTCTCTAACCGTGGACTGAACTGggaccatggcagtgaaaacctggaatcctaaccactagaccaccagggaattcctgggacTTGAAATCTTGatggaattttatttcattttcgtTCTCAGCCCCTATTTGCTCATACTTGCCCTCTGACCTGGGTTCCCCAAGGGTCAGACTCCACGTCCTGTCGCTGGTAGTAGTAAGCAGCCCCTGCTACATGGGCTGCTGTCTGGGCCAGGATCTTGGGGCGCCGGTTGGGGTGTACCTCGTAGTCAGCGATGACTTCTATCTGCAGCTCTGGGAGGCTCTGGGATAGAAGATAAGATGAAGACTTTTAGCACAACAGGAATCATGATCATGTTCAACAGAGCCTTCAGTTGTGTTAACATGGCCCTGTCTTTAGAAGTCATGTTTAAAGGGAAAACATGACCTTAAACTTGGAGTGGGATTGGAGGCTCCAGTGTGAAGAAAATGATAATTCTGTTTAGGATTGTTCAGAAACCTCTGTTACGGCTCTGCCCTCCAGAG includes the following:
- the MMACHC gene encoding methylmalonic aciduria and homocystinuria type C protein; this encodes MEPLVAELKQKIEDTLCPFGFEVYPFQVAWYNALLPPAFHLPLPGPTLAFLVLSTPAMFDRALKPFLQSHHLQPLTDPVDQCVAYHLGRVRESLPELQIEVIADYEVHPNRRPKILAQTAAHVAGAAYYYQRQDVESDPWGTQHIAGVCIHPRFGGWFAIRGVVLLRGTEVPNLPPTKPVDCVPTRADRISLLERFNFHWRDWTYRDAVTPQERYSEEQKAYFSTPPAQRLALLGLLQPSEEPSSPSQELHITTLLSKKPQNPRRGWLSPTVSPPISPGP